ATGTTTGGGAGAGACTAGTCCCTCCGTCAGTACCACGACTATGACGGGATTCTTTTCCCGATGAAAAAACACGCCGCAGTCGTGCTCCGATCCCGGTAGCTCCCCTGTTTTATGGGCCAAAATCACCTCAAGGTCGTCCACATCCGATACTGGAATACTTCCAGGGAGCTTGGATCTCAGTTTTTGACAGGACATCACTTCCAAGGCCCTTTCCCTCATAGGGCGTTTTCCGGTTAAGGCCAAAGCTTCGATCAGTTTTTCCAGATCCCGAGGAGAGGTATAGTTGTCCCTTCCCATTTTTTTTGCCTCGAAATCCATCATCTTACGGCCTAGAACTGTGTCTTCAAGCCCTAATGACGAGATATCCTCGTTGATCCTCTCCATGCCGATATGGTCTATGAGAAGGTTTGCGGCGGTATTATCGCTCACCGCAACCATGAGCAGGGCCAGATCGTCGAGTCGAAGACGACCACCATGAAACCAGCGGTGCAGAAGCCCTCCCTCCACGACCTGATCTTTAGGTATATCCACCTCATCCTGGAGAGACCAAAGCCCGGCCTCGTCGCCCTTAAATAGCGACCACAACACCGCTAGTTTTATAAGGCTGGCGGATGGAAAACGACGAGAGTCGTTATGGCGCCATCTGAAACCCGATCCAGGGGCGGAGACCACCACTCCAGCAGTGGCTCCAATCCCCTCGAAAGACGAGACCGATAAAGCCAGATCGTCCGAGATAGCCAACTACATCACCATTATCATGGCTCTTATTATGACGTACATGGTGGTACAAAGGACTATCAACCATCCATTACAGAGAACCGACTTCAGATCGCTGGATCTTGCTAGCCCCATCTGTCCTTGCATATCTCCCTCAGGAATGGCGAAAGAGGTCATCTGAGAGCCTATCAGGAGAACGGCAACCCAAAGGGTCATGGGAATATTCAAGCTCTGCACCAAAGGCAGGAACATTTTATTCAGCACCTCTGCCTGAGCAACGGCTGCTCCTGGAACCCCGAAGATACCTACCATAGTCGAGAAGGCGATGAATCCCACCGTACCACCATCCTGAACCATGGGCTCAAGGAGAGCAGCAAGAGCCTGGAAGGCTCCGGTCTCCTGGATGAAGTTGATAAACGGATCAAGAAGCACGAAGAAGAAGAAAAGCCATATGAAATTTTTGGCACCATCGCAGATGGAGTCAATGATCTCCACCGGACCGAGCTTTGCGGCTACACCGGTCAAAGCGGCGGTCACCAGCATTATGGCGACGACGAAGGTCGATCCACCCTCTATAACGATGCCGTAACCGACCATGGTGAACATGGTAACCAGGAAAACCAGGGTAGCCCTGCGCACCGAGGCGTCGGGCTTCCAATTAGCGTTCTCTTTAGCGATATCCTCCTCGGAATAACGGTTCTTACCTGTCGAGGCCTTTTGAACCCTCCTCGCCCAGAAGAATGTGACAAGCCACATTATTATCGAGACAGGCAGGCCAGCATTCAGCAGAACCTGGGGATAAGACAGTCCGGTGAACTCCATCAGCGCCACCATGGGGGGCGTAAAGGGTCCCAAAAAGAGCCCTGACGCACCAGCCCCGTGGAGGAGCACCGCCATAGCGTTAGGGGTGACTCCGACCGCCGCCGCAATCGGGATAAGGATGGGAGCGAGTATGGCGTTACCGCCTGCCATAGTACCGAGAAGGCTCACTATGATGACGGAGCAAGACATGACCACCAGGAAAGCCCTGTTCTGAGAGTTGATATTCCATCTCTCAGTCACCATAAACACCAGATGTCTAACTACCCCCGTTCGTTTTAGCACCTGCCCCAAACCGGCTCCCAGAAGGATAATCATGCCTATATAGCCTAAAAACGAACCTAACCCGCCCCTCACCGCCGCAGCGATATCCATAATTCCGTGATGCCCTATAGCTGCCGCAACCAGCATCCCTGCGATAACGGCAAAGATCTGTCCGAATCTGGTAAAACAAAGGATGATGTAGACCGCTAAAGGTATAAGACCTAAAAGACTCCCCTGTTCCATGAAGAACCCCCCTCTATTTTTCCGATAAAATTATAATTAATGCCACTGTATCTCCCTAAATCCCCTTATCCCCAGGCCTGGATCGTCGC
The uncultured Dethiosulfovibrio sp. genome window above contains:
- a CDS encoding serine hydrolase codes for the protein MAISDDLALSVSSFEGIGATAGVVVSAPGSGFRWRHNDSRRFPSASLIKLAVLWSLFKGDEAGLWSLQDEVDIPKDQVVEGGLLHRWFHGGRLRLDDLALLMVAVSDNTAANLLIDHIGMERINEDISSLGLEDTVLGRKMMDFEAKKMGRDNYTSPRDLEKLIEALALTGKRPMRERALEVMSCQKLRSKLPGSIPVSDVDDLEVILAHKTGELPGSEHDCGVFFHREKNPVIVVVLTEGLVSPKHGIAFCRDIGKKIYENFNFESEGTL
- a CDS encoding Na+/H+ antiporter NhaC family protein, giving the protein MEQGSLLGLIPLAVYIILCFTRFGQIFAVIAGMLVAAAIGHHGIMDIAAAVRGGLGSFLGYIGMIILLGAGLGQVLKRTGVVRHLVFMVTERWNINSQNRAFLVVMSCSVIIVSLLGTMAGGNAILAPILIPIAAAVGVTPNAMAVLLHGAGASGLFLGPFTPPMVALMEFTGLSYPQVLLNAGLPVSIIMWLVTFFWARRVQKASTGKNRYSEEDIAKENANWKPDASVRRATLVFLVTMFTMVGYGIVIEGGSTFVVAIMLVTAALTGVAAKLGPVEIIDSICDGAKNFIWLFFFFVLLDPFINFIQETGAFQALAALLEPMVQDGGTVGFIAFSTMVGIFGVPGAAVAQAEVLNKMFLPLVQSLNIPMTLWVAVLLIGSQMTSFAIPEGDMQGQMGLARSSDLKSVLCNGWLIVLCTTMYVIIRAMIMVM